In Rhinoraja longicauda isolate Sanriku21f unplaced genomic scaffold, sRhiLon1.1 Scf003731, whole genome shotgun sequence, the genomic stretch gctggagtaactcagcaggtcagggcagcAACTCAGGTCGAGAACTCTATAAGTTTTGTAGACcctacaagggtctcgacccgaaacgtcgcccattccttctctcctgagatgctgcctgacctgctgagttactccaacattttgtgcattcgtaccaacatctgcagttattttctacacTGCCAAACCCAAAACTTCATTCGGACTGTTGCACGAACAGCAATGGCACGAAGGTCGCTCAACTCACCTCCAGAGTTTGCCGAGAGTCTTTGCTCAGCTCCGCGTTGTGTAGGTGTGGGTACTGGTCTGCTAGTTTCCTCCTCGCCGCCTGTGCCCAGACCATGAAGGCGTTCATGGGCCGCTTGACGTGAGGCTTGTTCTTGGACGAGCCGTTGACCCGGAGGGCATTGGCACCAGGGTCCAGTCGTATCCCTTGAGGACCTGGGTGACCGCTTCACGGGATACACGCCGGGAACTTGTCGTCGTCCTCCTTCTTGGGGTCCAAGATCTGGTCGTCCTGCCCGTTGTGGATGGGCTTGGTGTCCTCGGCGTCGGAGCCGGTGGCCGATCCGCACGGCGAGCCGGCAGAGTCGTCGGACACTGTGGGGCTGGGCAACGTCGGAGAGCGCCTTCTCGTGTTCCTCTGTCATTTTCAGGAAGGGGTTGAGGAGATTCAtgcaacaaaatttaaaaaaaagacaaagtggagGCGCTACTGCACTCTGCAAACCCGTGGGTGTGggtggcagggggagggggctCACAAGGATAAAACTCTCCTCTCCTTGCCtctgtgagagggagggggtgtgtaTATGTGGACGAGACTCTGCAATCCTCTCGGAGCAGTAACTGGCTCTGTTGCT encodes the following:
- the LOC144591909 gene encoding LOW QUALITY PROTEIN: transcription factor SOX-9-like (The sequence of the model RefSeq protein was modified relative to this genomic sequence to represent the inferred CDS: inserted 1 base in 1 codon; deleted 3 bases in 3 codons), whose protein sequence is MNLLNPFLKMTEEHEKALSDVPSPTVSDDSAGSPCGSATGSDAEDTKPIHNGQDDQILDPKKEDDDKFPACIREAVTQVLKGYDWTLVPMPXRVNGSSKNKPHVKRPMNAFMVWAQAARRKLADQYPHLHNAELSKTLGKLWR